In one Corallococcus sp. EGB genomic region, the following are encoded:
- a CDS encoding ABC transporter ATP-binding protein, giving the protein MSEPVKVLGERRAFEPLLSVEGIQVRYGAIQALRGVSLTVGRGEMVALIGANGAGKTSTLRAVSGMLKPSAGRITLAGQDITGLKAHQLVPRGMAHAPEGRGIFPNLTVYENLELGAYLRKDTVQVRQDMDKGFGLFPVLRERQKQLAGTLSGGEQQMLAIARALLSKPQLLLLDEPSLGLAPQVTETIFRTLREVNATGVSVLLVEQNAHLALNAAHYGYVLETGEVVMAGPGKALLESAEVRRAYLGE; this is encoded by the coding sequence GTGAGCGAGCCGGTGAAGGTGCTGGGCGAGCGGCGCGCGTTCGAGCCGCTCCTGTCGGTGGAGGGCATCCAGGTCCGCTACGGCGCCATCCAGGCGCTGCGGGGCGTGTCCCTGACGGTGGGCCGGGGCGAGATGGTGGCCCTCATCGGCGCCAACGGCGCGGGCAAGACGAGCACCCTGCGCGCGGTGAGCGGCATGCTCAAGCCCTCCGCGGGGCGCATCACGCTGGCGGGGCAGGACATCACCGGCCTGAAGGCGCACCAGCTGGTGCCGCGCGGCATGGCGCACGCGCCGGAGGGGCGGGGCATCTTCCCCAACCTCACCGTCTACGAGAACCTGGAGCTGGGCGCGTACCTGCGCAAGGACACCGTCCAGGTGCGCCAGGACATGGACAAGGGCTTCGGCCTGTTCCCGGTGCTGCGGGAGCGTCAGAAGCAGCTGGCGGGGACGTTGTCCGGCGGTGAGCAGCAGATGCTGGCCATTGCCCGTGCGCTCCTGAGCAAGCCGCAGCTCCTGCTCCTGGACGAGCCGTCCCTGGGCCTGGCGCCGCAGGTGACGGAGACCATCTTCCGCACGCTGCGCGAGGTGAACGCCACCGGCGTCAGCGTGCTGCTGGTGGAGCAGAACGCGCACCTGGCGCTCAACGCCGCCCACTACGGCTACGTGCTGGAGACGGGCGAGGTGGTGATGGCCGGCCCCGGCAAGGCGCTGCTGGAGAGCGCCGAGGTACGGCGCGCGTACCTGGGCGAATAG
- a CDS encoding MopE-related protein — MKRLLLMLPLLALAGCKDPQDGVKVTVTYANFVPACIQVKVQNGDNGDTRSTDVPVLGTDKASKDHVVVGIRVPDGWGPQLKVTANGLERSPDGGACSGKLVDTHTQGLVIKKGSADKGDLQEIALDLTAKDADGDGYVDTKAGGTDCNDDGVDAAKINPGATELCNNVDNNCNGTPGATELRIGQSCTGEKGCRGTNSCNSDLTVSCVLPDTYRYWRDQDGDGHGSPDVEASIFCPEAAPVPAEGYVQATATNRDDCDDNDKTRHPGALEVCNGKDENCVGGPDDGFNVGSPCTDQAYKCTNSTVQCNPADGGTLCQPPPLATIPTWYVDGDGDNHGRDADSVVSCANPSTNTVTYVANAGGDCNDGNPFTYPSATELCDGEDNNCNNLDDTADNACPDGGQPTWIAQSINNGGPALRSIALYGDGGVWVVGNDSTRAVKQPNASSFTVLPGKCTGGAGERVLYSVWADSRTETAYIGGDNDILSIQAPNSSSCSPVKPPKGSGTTTGLVGFPVTGGGVQLVGVANTGANGGTFDWDGGASVTVAVTSQSGKPLYDVSGTLTDKLFAVGGSSTSQGYILQRNSGATAWNDVTPSGAPLLNGVYVVTPRLAYAVGFDGTLLKWKDGTWTKEAGPPNIKEMFTSVLAFGEGSIYLTTDQGKIFHWNGTTWRLARDINVSLYDIAGNNPGDIWAVGNFGNVVHLMSAPPQTP; from the coding sequence ATGAAACGCCTCCTGCTGATGCTGCCGCTGCTGGCCCTCGCGGGCTGTAAGGACCCCCAGGACGGGGTGAAGGTCACGGTCACCTACGCGAACTTCGTTCCCGCCTGTATCCAGGTGAAGGTCCAGAACGGGGACAACGGCGATACGCGCTCCACGGACGTCCCGGTCCTCGGCACCGACAAGGCCTCCAAGGACCATGTGGTGGTGGGCATCCGGGTGCCGGACGGCTGGGGACCGCAGCTGAAGGTGACTGCCAATGGCCTGGAGCGCTCGCCGGACGGGGGCGCGTGCAGCGGGAAGCTGGTCGACACGCACACGCAGGGCCTCGTCATCAAGAAGGGGAGCGCGGACAAGGGGGACCTGCAGGAGATCGCCCTGGACCTGACGGCGAAGGACGCGGACGGAGACGGCTACGTCGACACGAAGGCGGGCGGCACGGACTGCAATGACGATGGTGTGGATGCGGCGAAGATCAATCCCGGCGCCACCGAGCTGTGCAACAACGTCGACAACAATTGCAACGGGACGCCAGGCGCGACCGAACTGCGGATCGGGCAGAGCTGCACCGGCGAGAAGGGCTGCCGCGGGACGAACTCCTGCAACTCGGACCTCACCGTCAGCTGCGTGCTGCCGGACACCTACCGCTACTGGCGGGACCAGGATGGCGACGGCCATGGCTCGCCGGACGTCGAGGCCTCCATCTTCTGCCCCGAGGCGGCGCCAGTCCCCGCCGAAGGGTACGTCCAGGCCACTGCGACGAACCGGGACGACTGCGATGACAATGACAAGACCCGGCATCCCGGGGCCTTGGAGGTTTGCAACGGCAAGGACGAGAACTGCGTCGGCGGCCCGGATGACGGCTTCAACGTCGGCAGCCCATGCACGGATCAGGCCTACAAGTGCACCAATAGCACCGTGCAGTGCAATCCCGCTGACGGCGGAACACTCTGCCAGCCTCCGCCCCTCGCCACGATCCCCACCTGGTACGTGGATGGCGATGGAGACAATCACGGTCGCGACGCGGACAGTGTGGTGTCGTGCGCCAATCCCAGCACCAACACCGTGACATATGTCGCCAACGCCGGAGGGGATTGCAACGACGGCAATCCCTTCACCTATCCCTCGGCGACCGAGCTCTGTGACGGGGAGGACAACAACTGCAACAACCTGGACGACACCGCGGATAACGCCTGTCCCGACGGAGGCCAGCCCACCTGGATCGCTCAGTCCATCAACAATGGTGGCCCCGCGCTGCGCAGCATCGCGCTTTATGGCGATGGAGGCGTATGGGTCGTGGGTAATGACTCGACTCGAGCCGTCAAGCAGCCCAACGCCTCCAGCTTCACGGTTCTTCCGGGCAAGTGCACCGGGGGAGCCGGAGAACGGGTGCTCTACAGCGTGTGGGCGGACTCACGCACCGAGACCGCATACATTGGCGGTGATAACGACATCCTCTCCATCCAGGCACCCAATTCCAGCAGTTGTTCCCCGGTCAAGCCTCCCAAGGGGTCCGGCACCACTACGGGCCTGGTGGGTTTCCCCGTCACGGGTGGCGGCGTCCAACTCGTCGGCGTCGCGAACACCGGGGCCAACGGCGGAACCTTCGATTGGGATGGAGGTGCCAGTGTGACCGTCGCCGTCACGTCGCAGTCCGGCAAGCCCCTCTACGACGTTTCGGGCACGCTGACCGACAAGCTTTTCGCGGTGGGCGGTTCCTCCACCAGTCAGGGATACATCCTCCAGCGCAACTCAGGAGCAACCGCCTGGAATGATGTCACGCCTTCCGGCGCGCCTTTGTTGAACGGGGTTTACGTCGTCACCCCACGTCTGGCCTATGCGGTGGGTTTCGATGGAACGCTGCTCAAGTGGAAAGATGGCACCTGGACGAAGGAGGCAGGCCCTCCTAATATCAAGGAGATGTTCACCAGCGTGCTGGCCTTTGGTGAAGGCTCCATCTACCTCACGACCGACCAGGGAAAAATCTTCCACTGGAACGGCACCACCTGGCGGCTGGCCAGGGACATCAACGTCAGCTTGTATGACATTGCAGGCAACAACCCCGGCGACATCTGGGCGGTGGGCAACTTCGGCAACGTCGTGCACCTGATGTCCGCGCCGCCACAAACTCCGTGA
- a CDS encoding exo-alpha-sialidase, translating into MMSWVGALLTTVVAAGGVPMVPVGGGNALTLPAHRHAVRVETGNGQAPTWLLAIQQQGAGGEGLNLFRSEDGFRSFSKLAEIQPDASHHDRAELVAVGRDVAMVYGYEDPSLAASSRHDVYFQWWRYDAARDTWAPKPAVRVFDADSSTAYSRALLAQDSKGRLWVQAFRLESDGGSTAVVAVSSDGGATFQRQPDLGRTKRRGGGRLLSVGSKLIFFWAMHDGYEPTRMRVRDAADPLDTWGPQRDAFSDGIYHGAALSAVEDGKGGIHLVYKDETERLYYRRFDGTSFGSRVLVEGTPDWALQPAVTRIGDALYVFYNHFQTATDYEIRVRVLRGGVFSDPVTLDSRTSFKGYLNAVDVLPGSVTEVPCFYGDAVDANSSGRVMRVALARQPDGGGGPGQDGGTPDGGGAPDGGGAPDGGSDGGSGTPDAGSGSDGGVDAGTPPVDGGVQGPVTLEPVFTNATHEVLAVDGSGTVYALALDGSRSKLWASTDGGRTFSARGQGVGGASFWVMAVLRDGTLLAQMSRGGSYHLERSTDGGRTWADVVSLGNYRAMSPASFAQLGSTVFFLEYQTFSSGNTPLRLWASADGGATWTVRATLQDRRNGTALYADATRSVLWATFGSSSTQAAVMRSTDGGRTWTTVMGGYAANSVTGKVLSGGELLLGQSTLYEPEHPKLLRVYASGRVDALKTLPGPAYSLGALAGGGFVLGTARADVGDVQPASDVYARLFTSADGVTWTEARRFERATTGVLARAEVWGVLANGDLVVRAENLKGFGSGGKGFQVLRVKR; encoded by the coding sequence ATGATGTCCTGGGTGGGGGCCCTGCTGACCACGGTGGTGGCGGCGGGTGGGGTGCCCATGGTGCCGGTGGGCGGGGGCAATGCCCTGACGCTGCCGGCGCATCGGCACGCGGTGCGGGTTGAGACAGGCAATGGGCAGGCGCCCACGTGGCTCCTGGCCATCCAGCAGCAGGGAGCGGGAGGGGAGGGGCTGAACCTGTTCCGGTCCGAGGACGGGTTCAGGAGCTTCTCCAAGCTGGCGGAGATCCAGCCAGACGCGTCGCACCACGACCGGGCGGAGCTGGTCGCGGTGGGGCGGGATGTGGCCATGGTCTACGGATACGAGGACCCGTCGCTGGCGGCGTCGTCGCGGCACGACGTGTACTTCCAGTGGTGGCGCTACGACGCGGCCCGGGACACCTGGGCGCCGAAGCCGGCGGTGCGGGTGTTCGACGCGGACAGCTCGACGGCGTATTCGCGGGCGCTGCTGGCGCAGGACTCGAAGGGGCGGCTGTGGGTGCAGGCGTTCCGGCTGGAGTCGGACGGGGGCTCCACGGCGGTGGTGGCGGTGTCCTCGGACGGCGGCGCCACGTTCCAGCGGCAACCGGACCTGGGGCGGACGAAGCGCCGGGGCGGAGGGCGGCTGCTGAGCGTGGGGTCGAAGCTCATCTTCTTCTGGGCCATGCACGACGGCTACGAGCCCACGCGGATGCGGGTGCGTGACGCGGCGGATCCGCTGGACACGTGGGGGCCGCAGCGGGACGCGTTCTCCGACGGCATCTACCATGGCGCGGCGCTGAGCGCGGTGGAGGACGGGAAGGGCGGCATCCACCTGGTCTACAAGGACGAGACGGAGCGGCTGTATTACCGGCGCTTCGACGGCACGTCCTTCGGTTCGCGCGTCCTGGTGGAGGGGACCCCGGACTGGGCGTTGCAGCCCGCGGTGACCCGCATCGGGGACGCGCTGTATGTCTTCTACAATCACTTCCAGACGGCGACGGATTATGAAATCCGCGTGCGGGTGCTGCGCGGCGGCGTGTTCAGCGACCCGGTGACGCTGGACTCGCGCACGAGCTTCAAGGGCTACCTGAACGCGGTGGACGTGCTGCCCGGCAGCGTCACGGAGGTGCCGTGCTTCTACGGTGACGCGGTGGATGCGAACTCCAGCGGCCGGGTGATGCGCGTGGCGTTGGCGCGACAGCCGGACGGGGGCGGCGGTCCCGGGCAGGATGGCGGGACGCCGGATGGCGGGGGCGCTCCGGATGGCGGGGGCGCTCCGGATGGCGGCTCCGATGGAGGTTCCGGCACCCCGGACGCGGGCTCGGGCTCAGATGGCGGCGTGGATGCGGGGACGCCGCCGGTGGATGGCGGGGTGCAGGGGCCGGTGACGCTGGAGCCGGTGTTCACGAACGCGACGCATGAAGTGCTGGCGGTGGACGGCTCGGGCACGGTGTACGCGCTGGCGCTGGATGGGAGCCGCTCGAAGCTGTGGGCGAGCACGGACGGCGGGCGCACGTTCAGCGCGCGAGGGCAGGGCGTGGGCGGCGCGTCGTTCTGGGTGATGGCGGTGCTCCGGGACGGGACGCTGCTGGCGCAGATGAGCCGCGGTGGCAGCTACCACCTGGAGCGCTCGACGGACGGCGGGCGCACCTGGGCGGACGTGGTCTCGCTGGGGAACTACCGCGCCATGTCCCCCGCGAGCTTCGCGCAGCTGGGCAGCACGGTGTTCTTCCTGGAGTACCAGACGTTCAGTTCCGGGAACACGCCGCTGCGGCTGTGGGCGAGCGCGGACGGCGGCGCGACGTGGACGGTCCGGGCCACGCTCCAGGACCGCCGGAACGGCACGGCGCTGTACGCGGACGCGACGCGGAGCGTGCTGTGGGCCACGTTCGGGAGCAGCAGCACGCAGGCGGCGGTGATGCGCTCGACGGACGGGGGCCGCACCTGGACGACGGTGATGGGCGGCTACGCGGCCAACTCGGTGACGGGGAAGGTGTTGTCGGGCGGGGAGCTGCTGTTGGGGCAGTCCACGCTCTACGAGCCGGAGCACCCGAAGCTGCTGCGCGTGTACGCGAGCGGACGGGTGGACGCGCTGAAGACATTGCCGGGGCCGGCGTACTCGCTGGGCGCGCTGGCGGGAGGCGGCTTCGTGCTGGGAACGGCGAGGGCGGACGTGGGGGACGTGCAGCCCGCGTCGGACGTGTACGCGCGCCTCTTCACCAGCGCGGACGGCGTGACGTGGACGGAGGCCCGGAGGTTCGAGCGGGCCACGACGGGCGTCCTGGCCCGCGCGGAGGTCTGGGGCGTGCTGGCCAACGGAGACCTGGTGGTGCGGGCGGAGAACCTGAAGGGCTTTGGATCCGGAGGGAAGGGGTTCCAGGTCCTGCGGGTGAAGCGCTGA
- a CDS encoding ABC transporter ATP-binding protein, giving the protein MSAAVTPSSIPSGSPSGPGDALLQASGVSIRFGGLKALTDFNLTVRQGDLLGLIGPNGAGKSTAFNVLTGVYQPTEGEVRVAGQRVNGWVPHQINHLGLARTFQNIRLFRALTALDNVKVACRAQGALHPVRLGPVAKAGTALRNYRDWWRALLLTPGFQAEERELTRQAEHLLEVMGLSHRRDEEAKNLPYGEQRRLEIARALGTRPKVLLLDEPAAGMNTREKADLMVLIRRLRDEFSLGVLVIEHDMKLVMGICERITVLDHGETIARGAPAEVRSDRKVIEAYLGDSYLESHGGAA; this is encoded by the coding sequence ATGAGCGCCGCCGTGACGCCCTCCTCCATCCCTTCGGGCTCTCCCTCGGGCCCTGGCGACGCGCTGCTGCAGGCGTCCGGCGTGAGCATCCGCTTCGGGGGCCTCAAGGCCCTCACGGACTTCAACCTCACCGTGCGCCAGGGCGACCTGCTGGGCCTGATTGGTCCCAACGGCGCGGGCAAGTCCACCGCGTTCAACGTGCTCACCGGCGTGTACCAGCCCACCGAGGGCGAGGTGCGCGTGGCCGGCCAGCGTGTGAATGGCTGGGTGCCGCATCAAATCAATCACCTGGGGCTCGCGCGCACGTTCCAGAACATCCGCCTGTTCCGCGCCCTCACGGCCCTGGACAACGTGAAGGTGGCCTGCCGCGCTCAAGGCGCGCTGCACCCGGTGCGCCTGGGCCCCGTCGCGAAGGCGGGCACGGCGCTGCGCAACTACCGCGACTGGTGGCGCGCGCTGCTGCTCACCCCCGGCTTCCAGGCCGAGGAGCGCGAGCTGACGCGCCAGGCGGAGCACCTGCTGGAGGTCATGGGCCTGTCGCACCGCCGCGACGAGGAGGCCAAGAACCTCCCCTACGGCGAGCAGCGCCGGCTGGAGATCGCCCGCGCGCTGGGCACCCGCCCGAAGGTGCTGCTGTTGGATGAGCCCGCGGCGGGCATGAACACGCGCGAGAAGGCGGACCTGATGGTGCTCATCCGCCGGCTGCGCGACGAGTTCTCGCTGGGGGTGCTGGTCATCGAGCACGACATGAAGCTGGTGATGGGCATCTGCGAGCGCATCACCGTGCTGGACCACGGCGAGACGATTGCCCGCGGCGCGCCGGCGGAGGTGCGCAGCGACCGCAAGGTCATCGAGGCGTACCTGGGCGACAGCTACCTGGAGTCCCACGGAGGCGCGGCGTGA
- a CDS encoding ABC transporter substrate-binding protein: protein MRRLAPMLLAALAVLAAACEKKPQPTGEAGGAPAAQAPATAQGGGTPPAGDDVIVLGEVGALTGGQATFGISTRNGVALAVKEANAAGGVKGKKLVVRVYDDQSKPEEAAQAVTRLITQDKVVLILGEVASSSSLAMAEKAQAAGVPMITPSSTNPTVTEKGDNIFRVCFIDPFQGFVMAKFARENLKLNKVAVLQDNKSAYSIGLTEVFRQKFTEMGGKITATESYSQGDTDYRAQLTAIKKTQPEGIYVPGYYSEVGIIARQARELGLKVPLMGGDGWDSEKLFELGGSAIEGSYFSNHYSPDNPDERVKKFIADYKADNNGAVPDALAALGYDAARVAIEALKRAPDTSGPAVRAAIAQTKDFPGVAGNITLDAKRNAVKSAVVLKVQDGKSTYVTTISP from the coding sequence ATGCGACGACTTGCCCCGATGCTCCTCGCCGCGCTCGCCGTCCTGGCGGCCGCCTGCGAGAAGAAGCCGCAGCCCACGGGAGAGGCGGGAGGCGCGCCCGCGGCGCAGGCCCCGGCCACCGCGCAGGGCGGCGGTACGCCCCCGGCGGGTGATGACGTCATCGTGCTGGGTGAAGTGGGCGCGCTGACGGGCGGTCAGGCGACGTTCGGCATCTCCACCCGCAACGGCGTGGCGCTGGCGGTGAAGGAGGCCAACGCCGCCGGCGGCGTGAAGGGCAAGAAGCTGGTCGTGCGCGTGTACGACGACCAGAGCAAGCCCGAGGAGGCCGCGCAGGCGGTCACCCGCCTCATCACCCAGGACAAGGTGGTGCTCATCCTGGGCGAGGTGGCCTCGTCCAGCTCCCTGGCCATGGCGGAGAAGGCCCAGGCGGCCGGCGTGCCCATGATCACCCCGTCGTCCACCAATCCCACCGTGACGGAGAAGGGCGACAACATCTTCCGCGTCTGCTTCATCGACCCGTTCCAGGGCTTCGTGATGGCGAAGTTCGCGCGGGAGAACCTCAAGCTCAACAAGGTCGCGGTGCTCCAGGACAACAAGAGCGCCTACTCCATCGGCCTCACGGAGGTGTTCCGCCAGAAGTTCACGGAGATGGGCGGCAAGATCACCGCCACGGAGAGCTACAGCCAGGGCGACACGGACTACCGCGCGCAGCTGACCGCCATCAAGAAGACGCAGCCGGAGGGCATCTACGTGCCGGGCTACTACAGCGAGGTGGGCATCATCGCCCGCCAGGCGCGGGAGCTGGGCCTGAAGGTGCCGCTGATGGGCGGCGACGGCTGGGACTCGGAGAAGCTCTTCGAGCTGGGCGGCAGCGCCATTGAAGGCAGCTACTTCTCCAACCACTACTCGCCGGACAACCCGGACGAGCGCGTGAAGAAGTTCATCGCGGACTACAAGGCGGACAACAACGGCGCGGTGCCGGACGCGCTCGCGGCGCTGGGCTACGACGCCGCGCGCGTCGCCATCGAAGCGCTCAAGCGCGCCCCGGACACCAGCGGCCCGGCGGTGCGCGCGGCCATCGCGCAGACGAAGGACTTCCCCGGCGTGGCGGGCAACATCACGCTGGACGCCAAGCGCAACGCGGTGAAGTCCGCCGTGGTGCTGAAGGTCCAGGACGGCAAGTCCACGTACGTCACCACCATCTCGCCGTAA
- a CDS encoding branched-chain amino acid ABC transporter permease, protein MSQLLQHLINGLAAGTIYALVALGYTMVYGVLKLINFAHGDVMMVGVYMGYATAFALGRQAQHSLWGVVLIFAVAMVGCALLGFLIERFAYRPLREKPRLTALITAIGISFALSYGFQLDIGFLPGASPRAFPEVITPSEWFIVGDRDVVVWNWQVISFLIAVGLMAGLQFLVYRTRFGKAMRAVSFDHRTAALMGIPTDRIIALTFMLSSALAAGAGLLYAIKDTSVSPLMGLYVGLKAFVAAVIGGIGNVPGAVVGALLLGLVEEFVVGYAASTWRDAVAFGFLILVLLVKPGGLFGRVAAEKV, encoded by the coding sequence ATGTCGCAGCTCCTCCAGCACCTCATCAACGGTCTGGCCGCCGGCACCATCTACGCCCTGGTCGCGCTGGGCTACACGATGGTGTACGGCGTCCTCAAGCTCATCAACTTCGCCCACGGCGACGTGATGATGGTCGGCGTCTACATGGGCTACGCGACCGCCTTCGCCCTCGGGCGCCAGGCGCAGCACTCCCTGTGGGGCGTGGTCCTCATCTTCGCGGTGGCCATGGTGGGGTGCGCGCTGCTCGGCTTCCTCATCGAGCGCTTCGCCTACCGCCCGCTGCGCGAGAAGCCGCGCCTCACCGCGCTCATCACCGCCATCGGCATCTCGTTCGCGCTGTCGTACGGCTTCCAGCTGGACATCGGCTTCCTGCCGGGCGCGTCCCCGCGCGCCTTCCCGGAGGTCATCACCCCCAGCGAGTGGTTCATCGTGGGCGACCGCGACGTGGTGGTGTGGAACTGGCAGGTCATCAGCTTCCTCATCGCCGTGGGGCTGATGGCCGGGCTCCAGTTCCTCGTGTACCGCACGCGCTTTGGCAAGGCGATGCGCGCGGTGTCCTTCGACCACCGCACCGCGGCGCTGATGGGCATCCCCACCGACCGCATCATCGCGCTGACGTTCATGCTCTCCAGCGCGCTGGCGGCGGGCGCGGGCCTGCTCTACGCCATCAAGGACACGTCCGTGAGCCCGCTCATGGGCTTGTACGTGGGCCTCAAGGCCTTCGTGGCGGCGGTCATCGGCGGCATCGGCAACGTGCCGGGCGCCGTGGTGGGCGCGCTGCTGCTGGGGCTGGTGGAGGAGTTCGTGGTGGGCTACGCGGCCAGCACCTGGCGTGACGCGGTGGCCTTCGGCTTCCTCATCCTGGTGCTGCTGGTGAAGCCGGGCGGTCTGTTCGGCCGCGTCGCGGCGGAGAAGGTCTGA
- a CDS encoding branched-chain amino acid ABC transporter permease — protein MAVPGATTLSDETVGRVPPALRGLLPVLIAAPVLALAEVLLGASPFATYLLSVVGVNIILAVSLNIVNGMTGQFSIGHAGFMAVGAYIAGVTSLSLKEVALSFLPVAASDQVLFTVALLTGGVAAALCGFLVGLPSLRLRGDYLAIVTLGFGEIIRVVVQNTEAFGRALGLSGIPQYSSVAMVYFWVFLVVLVARRIAGSSHGRSLWAIREDEVAAEAMGVDTTGYKVRAFVISSFFAGIAGGLFAHFVPIINPGSFTFVKSMEIVVMVVLGGLGSTTGAIIAAIFLTLLPEGLRSLFGALGAEGSLAQKVDQIRMPVYGLLLVVLMLARPQGLFGTKELWDVVPRWLPRKKKGMS, from the coding sequence ATGGCCGTCCCTGGCGCGACGACGTTGTCCGACGAAACGGTGGGCCGCGTGCCCCCGGCCCTGCGCGGCCTCTTGCCCGTGCTCATCGCGGCGCCGGTGCTGGCGCTGGCGGAGGTGCTGCTGGGCGCCTCGCCCTTCGCCACGTACCTGCTGTCCGTGGTGGGGGTGAACATCATCCTCGCGGTGAGCCTCAACATCGTGAACGGCATGACGGGCCAGTTCTCCATTGGCCACGCGGGCTTCATGGCCGTGGGCGCGTACATCGCGGGCGTCACGTCGCTGTCGCTCAAGGAGGTGGCGCTGTCCTTCCTGCCGGTGGCCGCCAGCGACCAGGTGCTCTTCACCGTGGCGCTGCTCACAGGGGGCGTGGCCGCCGCGCTGTGCGGCTTCCTGGTGGGCCTGCCGTCGTTGCGGCTTCGCGGGGACTACCTGGCCATCGTGACGCTGGGCTTCGGTGAGATCATCCGCGTGGTGGTGCAGAACACGGAGGCCTTCGGCCGCGCGCTGGGCCTGTCCGGCATCCCGCAGTACTCCAGCGTGGCCATGGTGTACTTCTGGGTCTTCCTGGTGGTGCTGGTGGCCCGGCGCATCGCGGGCTCCAGCCACGGCCGCAGCCTGTGGGCCATCCGCGAGGACGAGGTGGCCGCGGAGGCCATGGGCGTGGACACCACCGGCTACAAGGTCCGCGCGTTCGTCATCTCGTCGTTCTTCGCGGGCATCGCCGGCGGCCTGTTCGCGCACTTCGTGCCCATCATCAACCCGGGCTCGTTCACCTTCGTGAAGTCCATGGAGATCGTCGTCATGGTGGTGCTGGGCGGCCTGGGCTCCACCACGGGCGCCATCATCGCGGCCATCTTCCTCACGCTCCTGCCGGAGGGCCTGCGCTCGCTGTTCGGCGCGCTGGGCGCGGAGGGCAGCCTGGCGCAGAAGGTGGATCAGATCCGCATGCCCGTGTACGGCCTGCTGCTGGTGGTGCTGATGCTGGCGCGGCCGCAGGGCCTGTTCGGCACGAAGGAGCTCTGGGACGTGGTGCCCCGGTGGCTCCCCCGGAAGAAGAAGGGGATGTCATGA
- a CDS encoding YiiX/YebB-like N1pC/P60 family cysteine hydrolase, whose product MDATPGRDWRMRWMLKGLWLMALVLVGAAWLVGRGTQAAPGAVEDVAARVRTGDVVFQTSGSRQSKAIQVATHSPLSHVGLVEVTPEGVFVVEAVQPVKRTPFAQWRSRGVRGRLLVMRPRGVDDAAKARAVAEAKRHLGKPYDALFGWGDEAMYCSELVRKAYAAGAGVAYGRMERLGDLDVAGLKQEIAERYRGPVPLDLELVTPASLAADDRLAVVYSDFAPVR is encoded by the coding sequence ATGGATGCAACCCCTGGAAGGGACTGGCGGATGCGCTGGATGTTGAAGGGGCTGTGGCTCATGGCCCTCGTGCTGGTGGGCGCGGCGTGGCTGGTGGGCCGCGGGACGCAGGCGGCGCCGGGCGCGGTGGAGGACGTGGCGGCGCGGGTGCGGACGGGGGACGTGGTGTTCCAGACGTCGGGATCACGCCAGTCGAAGGCCATCCAGGTGGCCACGCACAGCCCGCTGTCGCACGTGGGGCTGGTGGAGGTGACACCGGAGGGGGTGTTCGTGGTGGAGGCCGTGCAGCCGGTGAAGCGCACGCCGTTCGCGCAGTGGCGCTCGCGCGGGGTGAGGGGGCGGCTCCTGGTGATGCGGCCGAGGGGGGTGGATGACGCGGCGAAGGCCCGGGCGGTGGCGGAGGCGAAGCGGCACCTGGGCAAGCCGTATGACGCGCTCTTCGGGTGGGGCGACGAGGCGATGTATTGCTCGGAGCTGGTGCGCAAGGCGTACGCGGCGGGTGCGGGTGTGGCGTACGGAAGGATGGAGCGGCTGGGCGACCTGGATGTCGCGGGATTGAAACAGGAGATCGCCGAGCGCTACCGGGGGCCGGTTCCGCTGGACCTGGAGCTGGTGACGCCGGCGAGCCTGGCGGCGGATGACCGGCTGGCGGTGGTGTATTCGGATTTCGCACCGGTGCGCTGA